One Streptomyces sp. CNQ-509 DNA window includes the following coding sequences:
- a CDS encoding MFS transporter translates to MSVTRIGRAARETVSGLPREFWWLWTSTLVNRLGGFVATFMALYLTQERGHSASYAGLVAALYGLGGVISSLGGGVLADRLGRRPTLMLAQSSTAVTVAVLGFTSHPVAIPAVAFAVGMASNASRPAVQAMMADIVPPADRVRAFSLNYWAINLGFAISSAGAGFIAEYSYRAGFLIEGALTLVCAILVFVKLPESRPERPAGAAGEAADPVSLGTVVRDGRFMGVVGLSFLIALVFMQAYVSLPVAMGDQGFSSSDFGLAIAVNGVLIVVMQIPVTRFIEHRDPRMLLIVSSLLAGYGFGLNVFAGSVAVYALVVCVWTLGEIVNAPTQTSIVVRLSPVHGRGRYQGMYTTSWAVASLAAPLLGGWVIDAAGAEWLWAGCAVVGTVAAAGYGLLMRGLPTEDPAVEPVGKQAGKPGGDPAGKPGAQPANGGAPGADPATGAVGGPAGNAVGESSARPL, encoded by the coding sequence GTGTCCGTCACCCGCATCGGACGTGCCGCGCGCGAGACCGTCTCGGGACTGCCGCGCGAGTTCTGGTGGCTGTGGACGTCCACGCTCGTCAACAGGCTCGGCGGCTTCGTCGCCACCTTCATGGCGCTCTACCTCACGCAGGAGCGCGGCCACTCCGCCTCGTACGCCGGTCTGGTCGCCGCGCTGTACGGGCTCGGCGGCGTGATCTCCTCGCTCGGCGGCGGCGTGCTCGCCGACCGCCTCGGGCGCCGCCCCACGCTGATGCTCGCGCAGTCCTCGACCGCCGTGACCGTCGCCGTCCTCGGCTTCACCAGCCACCCCGTGGCCATCCCCGCCGTCGCCTTCGCCGTGGGCATGGCGTCCAACGCCTCCCGGCCCGCGGTGCAGGCGATGATGGCGGACATCGTCCCGCCCGCGGACCGGGTGCGGGCCTTCTCGCTCAACTACTGGGCGATCAACCTGGGCTTCGCGATCTCCTCCGCCGGCGCCGGCTTCATCGCCGAGTACAGCTACCGGGCCGGCTTCCTCATCGAGGGCGCCCTGACGCTCGTCTGCGCGATCCTCGTCTTCGTCAAGCTCCCGGAGTCCCGGCCGGAGCGCCCCGCGGGCGCCGCGGGCGAGGCGGCGGACCCCGTCAGCCTGGGCACGGTGGTGCGCGACGGGCGGTTCATGGGGGTCGTGGGACTGTCGTTCCTGATCGCGCTCGTCTTCATGCAGGCGTACGTCTCGCTGCCGGTGGCGATGGGCGACCAGGGCTTCTCCAGCTCGGACTTCGGGCTCGCCATCGCCGTGAACGGCGTGCTGATCGTCGTCATGCAGATACCCGTGACCCGGTTCATCGAGCACCGCGACCCGCGGATGCTGCTGATCGTCTCCTCGCTGCTGGCGGGGTACGGGTTCGGGCTCAACGTCTTCGCCGGGTCCGTCGCGGTGTACGCGCTCGTCGTCTGCGTCTGGACGCTCGGCGAGATCGTCAACGCCCCGACGCAGACCAGCATCGTCGTCCGCCTCTCCCCCGTCCACGGCCGCGGGCGTTACCAGGGCATGTACACCACGTCCTGGGCCGTCGCGTCGCTGGCCGCGCCGCTGCTGGGCGGGTGGGTCATCGACGCGGCCGGGGCGGAGTGGCTGTGGGCGGGGTGCGCGGTGGTGGGCACGGTGGCGGCGGCGGGGTACGGGCTGCTGATGCGCGGGCTGCCGACGGAGGACCCGGCGGTGGAACCGGTGGGGAAGCAGGCGGGGAAGCCGGGGGGCGATCCCGCGGGGAAGCCGGGGGCCCAGCCCGCCAACGGCGGGGCGCCGGGGGCGGATCCGGCCACCGGAGCGGTCGGAGGCCCGGCCGGAAACGCCGTCGGGGAATCGTCCGCCAGACCGCTGTAG